Proteins found in one Homalodisca vitripennis isolate AUS2020 chromosome 4, UT_GWSS_2.1, whole genome shotgun sequence genomic segment:
- the LOC124361385 gene encoding uncharacterized protein LOC124361385 — MAAKIGSALVEENELLKEETLKLKTKLSIMEERFEEIENEEKKYIDKIENLLQLNADVEAQLTKEKKLRQEAQFIYEEHDLKLSQLIDGYVKRIAELEKTISTLQKKTENQETKSATFQDSMTQTSPPTEIIKDSPSSLLLEMSGASQTCQQKLKNPLTDCNPHLTSGASQTCQQKLKNPLTDCNPHLTSGASQTCHQKLKNVLTECNPHLTSGTSQTCQEKLKNTLTECSPHLTSGIDQSCKQKLPGRTRTWRAKSSVQNNNLNTQARAYALQATEGKKANMFSVSLQVAKAGSKSNTLGLQKPANLDVKMKLNNSPPLNSKLKKSDEDYEQFFLKYITFYMEHMKKHYGYTGACDDLSQSNHKSQSVSTENQSQMPPSPTGSVTDKTNMTIKKKAYDFKLRDMKRQHIVTYINQAHDKSKATWKKIALKRLLDHCNENELMTPNQHGFRKHKSTTTALISLLEETVDHIEAGRIAAGIMLDYSKAFDCLSHDLILTKLQSLGIVAKAAEWVHNYLADRHQLVELLCQEKSTTKKVLSTPLPITRGVPQGSVLGPALFILTTNDLPAYLRDSCTPIMYADDTTLVLGKERVGDNLAGAVPPVAECVVDDDMHRVDSVFQLEPVTEQDIVKVVQDMRGIQLGGSIWSGGAGAAYCQAMV; from the exons ATGGCTGCAAAAATAGGATCAGCGTTAGTAGAAGAAAATGAACTCTTAAAAGAAGAAACACTCAAGCTAAAGACCAAACTGAGCATCATGGAGGAAAGATTTGAAGAAATAGAAAATGAAGAAAAGAAATACATAGACAAAATAGAAAACCTTTTACAGCTAAATGCAGACGTTGAAGCTCAACTCACTAAAGAGAAAAAACTTCGCCAAGAAGCGCAATTTATCTATGAGGAACATGACCTAAAACTAAGTCAACTTATTGATGGCTATGTAAAAAGAATAGCGGAGCTTGAAAAAACTATCTCAACACTGcaaaagaaaactgaaaatcAAGAAACTAAGTCTGCCACTTTTCAAGATTCTATGACGCAAACTTCCCCTCCTACCGAAATAATTAAAGATAGTCCCTCATCCCTCCTACTTGAAATGTCAG gagccagccaaacctgccAACAAAAACTGAAGAACCCCTTGACAGACTGTAACCCACACTTGACttcaggagccagccaaacctgccAACAAAAACTGAAGAACCCCTTGACAGACTGTAACCCACACTTGACttcaggagccagccaaacctgccATCAAAAACTGAAGAATGTTTTAACAGAATGTAACCCACACTTGacttcaggaaccagccaaacctgccaagaaaaactgaaaaacacTTTGACTGAATGCAGCCCACACCTGACCTCAGGAATTGACCAAAGCTGCAAACAAAAACTGCCAGGACGGACAAGGACATGGAGAGCCAAGTCTTCggtacaaaataacaatttaaatactcAAGCAAGAGCATATGCTCTCCAAGCAACCGAAGGCAAGAAAGCAAATATGTTTAGTGTCTCCCTTCAAGTGGCAAAAGCTGGCAGTAAATCAAATACTTTGGGACTTCAAAAACCTGCCAACTTGGACGTAAAAATGAAGCTAAATAACTCCCCAccactaaactcaaaattaaagaaaagtgaTGAAGATTATGAGCAATTCTTCctaaaatacattacattctaCATGGAGCACATGAAGAAACACTATGGCTATACTGGAGCTTGTGATGACCTATCACAGTCCAACCATAAGTCTCAGTCCGTTTCAACCGAAAATCAGTCACAGATGCCCCCATCCCCTACAG GCTCTGTAACAGACAAAACCAACATGACAATCAAGAAAAAAGCATACGATTTTAAACTGAGAGACATGAAGAGGCAACACATAGTGACTTACATCAACCAAGCTCATGACAAGTCCAAAGCAACATGGAAG AAGATAGCCCTCAAAAGATTATTGGATCACTGCAACGAAAATGAGTTGATGACACCTAACCAACATGGCTTTAGGAAACATAAGTCTACAACAACGGCCTTAATAAGTCTGCTTGAGGAGACTGTTGACCACATAGAAGCTGGCAGAATAGCAGCAGGTATTATGCTAGATTatagcaaggcctttgattgcctcAGCCATGACCTTATCCTCACCAAGTTACAATCCCTTGGTATTGTGGCAAAAGCAGCAGAATGGGTACATAACTATCTGGCTGATAGACATCAGCTTGTGGAGCTTCTGTGTCAAGAAAAGAGTACTACCAAAAAAGTTCTTTCAACACCTCTACCAATAACAAGAGGGGTACCCCAAGGTTCTGTTCTGGGCCCTGCTCTCTTCATCCTTACCACAAATGACCTACCAGCATATTTAAGAGACAGCTGTACCCcaataatgtacgctgatgataccacccTTGTGCTGGGCAAAGAAA GAGTGGGAGATAATCTGGCCGGCGCTGTCCCTCCTGTGGCCGAGTGTGTAGTGGACGACGACATGCACAGGGTGGACTCTGTATTTCAGCTGGAACCCGTCACTGAGCAGGATATTGTAAAAGTAGTACAAGACATGCGAG GGATCCAGCTGGGGGGAAGCATATGGAGCGGCGGAGCGGGGGCTGCGTACTGTCAAGCGatggtttga